In a genomic window of Pseudomonas mohnii:
- a CDS encoding LapA family protein: MRNLKRVLLGIFILLLVLAILAFVLENQQSVSLLFLGWAGPELPVSLMMVIALLIGMVVGPLLSWFLGRSFRASRKRLV, from the coding sequence ATGCGTAATTTAAAAAGAGTGCTTCTTGGTATCTTCATACTGTTGCTGGTGCTGGCGATCCTGGCCTTCGTACTCGAAAACCAGCAATCGGTGTCACTGCTGTTTCTAGGCTGGGCTGGACCGGAGTTGCCGGTCTCTCTGATGATGGTTATCGCACTATTGATCGGCATGGTAGTCGGGCCGCTGCTAAGCTGGTTCCTGGGGCGATCTTTCAGAGCTTCGCGCAAGCGACTTGTCTGA